The following is a genomic window from Eleftheria terrae.
TGCAGGCACCGTCCGATAATCTAAGTGAGAATTATTCTCATATGAATTTGTAAACAATGTCAAGGCAGGCAGATCAAGGCCAGCGGCTGTAGCCGGCTTGCAGGGAACGAGGTCCGCCCGCTGGCGGGCTGGGCGCGTCCGGCCCGTCACAGGGGGGCGCCAGTCGCATCGGGGGCGACTGGCGGCGGCGCGCCGGCGGCCTTCAAACGGCGGTCGGTGTCGCACCCGGGCGGCCGGGTGCGGCCAGGGCGGCGCGGTATGCTCTGCCGCTGGCGCCAGGCCCGCCGCGGAAGCGAGCAGCTGGAGCAGCAGCAGGCGGGGGCAGCCTGGCGTGCCGCTGCGCATGCTGCACCGCTGTCGGCCGCCCCCACGCGCTGTCCGGCTGCCGCGGCACCCCCAACGACATCGAGAAGCCGGGCCCCACCCGACATGACATTGCAACGACCGATCCGCTCGAGATCCCGGCGCTGGTTCAGCTACCTCAAGGTCCTGGCCGGCAGCAAGCGAAGGCGATTCGCCAATCGGCATCTGGGCGGCATGCTGGCCTTCGTGGCAGGCGCGGTGAATGCGGGGGGATTCCTCGCCGTGCATCGCTACACCTCGCACATCACCGGCGTGGTCTCGGCCATGGCGGACGACCTGGTGGCGGGATCCGTGTCCCTGGTGCTCGCCGGGGCGGCGTGCCTGGCGGCCTTCATCGGTGGCGCGATGTGCACCTCACTGCTGATCAACTGGGCCAGGCGCCGCCGGCTGCAGGGGCACTATGCGATCGCGCTGCTGGCGGAGGCGGTGCTGCTGCTGGTCTTCGGGCTGGCGGGTGCCAACCTGAACGGCGTCGGCGCCCACCTGGTGCCGTTGACGGTGCTGCTACTGTGTTTCGTGATGGGCCTGCAGAACGCCATCGTCACGAAGATGTCGGGGGCGGAGATCCGCACCACCCACATGACCGGCATCGCGACCGACATCGGCATCGAGCTCGGCCGGCTGTGGTACTGGGAGCGCAGCGCCACCGAAGCCGAGATGCCCCGGGTGCGCGCGAACCGGGATCGTCTGAAGCTGCACGCCATCGTCATCGTCCTCTTCTTTGCAGGAGGGGTGGCGGGCGCGCTGGCGTTCGGGGCGATGGGTTTTGTCGCGATCGTGCCGCTGGCCATCGCCCTGGCGCTGGTGGCCGTGCCGGCCTTGCTCACCGATGTACGGCGGGCGGCTTTCCTGCGCCGGGTGCAGCAGGGCGGCTGAAGCGTGGCGGACGGCCGCTGCCTGGCCGGCAAGAGCCGCGCCGAGGCCACTCGCCAGCGCGTTGGCGCCGGCATGTTCCTTGGCTCCTGCCTGGGGGCCGGGCTGTGCGACGCGGGGTCGCCGCCGCTGTTCTTGATCTCACCCGGCGTCGCCGGGTGGCCCGGCCGACCCGCTGCTGCCCCGCTCAGGCCAGCTTGAAGATGCCGACGGATTGCACCAGGCGCTGGGCCTGCGATTGAAGGCTTTCGGCTGCAGCCGCTGATTCTTCCACCAGTGCCGCATTCTGTTGCGTCACCTGGTCCAGCTGGCCCACCGCGTCGCTGACCTGGCCGATGCCGGACGTCTGTGCCACGGTGGCATGGCTGATCTCCTGGATGAGGTCGTTGACGTGCCGCACCTGGCTCACGATGTCCTCCATCGAGGAGCGGGCCTCGTTGACCAGGCGGGAGCCGGCTTCCACGGTTTCCACGCTGTCGTTGATCAGTGTCTTGATCTCCTTGGCCGCGCCGGAGCTGCGTTGCGCCAGGCTGCGCACCTCGCTGGCGACGACAGCAAAGCCGCGGCCC
Proteins encoded in this region:
- a CDS encoding YoaK family protein encodes the protein MTLQRPIRSRSRRWFSYLKVLAGSKRRRFANRHLGGMLAFVAGAVNAGGFLAVHRYTSHITGVVSAMADDLVAGSVSLVLAGAACLAAFIGGAMCTSLLINWARRRRLQGHYAIALLAEAVLLLVFGLAGANLNGVGAHLVPLTVLLLCFVMGLQNAIVTKMSGAEIRTTHMTGIATDIGIELGRLWYWERSATEAEMPRVRANRDRLKLHAIVIVLFFAGGVAGALAFGAMGFVAIVPLAIALALVAVPALLTDVRRAAFLRRVQQGG